The Platichthys flesus chromosome 18, fPlaFle2.1, whole genome shotgun sequence genome includes a window with the following:
- the cep57l1 gene encoding centrosomal protein CEP57L1 produces the protein METSVDQILDSPSKNSYIGSYYQPPDRIAPVPRQLGFSAPSAFSRDPQIPSLHGSQTNPNIDSRAVVDALKTLQDKIRRLELERKDAEKSYRQFSHDIQKQQEAKASYTTPNQGAAGLHETNNSGRRELDSKLLSAEARCKSLEKQLDYMRKMVEKAKKERKAVIENQASLQNEQPSSSNAQTQQEKLDKLESEYLKLSRTQSVAEMKFAILEQRVLKEEQERKRVQERADELQRELDNSHQLSAPTNEEIKPKKRTKKTIKKNPKPNELLSPSGLIRKKMPFVAGTSISPSHSVHANVQSILHMMKHHQPQLCERVTALHRSGCGVKKSLQKDFSPSPTGLKKPDGLSEQRDQPLGSLSDLLLALQDELGQMSFEHQDLLRQIDQTHNREERQELQSELEKLVARMEEKGVQITKLRKHQQTVHKLTQNQSRAEEYVAKKSPPAPFLVEAKQKGKRGGAAHNNRQLLRDTQKFRNCLKQDDLSWEM, from the exons ATGGAGACTTCTGTCGACCAG ATTTTAGACTCGCCCTCCAAAAACAGTTACATTGGGAGCTATTACCAGCCTCCAGACAGGATAGCACCTGTACCAAGACAGCTGGGGTTCTCCGCCCCCTCAGCCTTCAGCAGGGACCCGCAGATCCCCAGTCTCCACGGGTCTCAGACCAACCCTAACATCGACAGCAGAG CTGTTGTTGATGCACTGAAGACCCTCCAGGATAAAATCAGGCGAttggagctggagaggaaagaCGCGGAGAAGAGCTACCGGCAGTTCTCCCATGATATTCAAAAGCAGCAGGAGGCTAAAGCATCTTACACGACGCCTAATCAAGGAGCAGCCGGCCTGCATGAGACCAATAACTCTGGCAGGAGAG AGCTGGACTCAAAGCTGCTGTCAGCAGAGGCTCGCTGTAAGAGTCTTGAGAAGCAGTTGGACTACATGAGGAAGATGGTGGAAAAGGctaagaaggagaggaaagctGTCATAGAGAATCAG GCTTCACTCCAGAACGAGCAGCCGAGCAGCTCAAACGCTCAAActcagcaggagaagctggacaAACTCGAATCTGAGTATCTCAAATTGAGTAGAACCCAAAGCGTGGCAGAG ATGAAATTTGCCATTCTGGAGCAAAGAGTACTGAAAGAAGAGCAGGAGCGTAAACGTGTGCAGGAGAGAGCAGACGAG CTGCAGAGGGAACTAGACAACAGCCATCAATTGTCTGCACCAACTAATGAGGAGATTAAGCcaaagaaaaggacaaaaaagaCCATCAAG AAAAACCCTAAACCGAATGAGCTGTTATCACCAAGCGGCCTAATCCGCAAGAAAATGCCCTTTGTTGCAGGAACA TCAATTAGCCCAAGCCACTCTGTCCACGCCAACGTACAGAGTATCCTCCACATGATGAAGCACCACCAGCCCCAGCTGTGTGAGCGAGTTACTGCTCTGCACAGGTCCGGTTGTGGAGTCAAGAAAAGCCTCCAGAAGGACTTTTCTCCATCTCCCACCGGTTTGAAGAAGCCCGACGGCCTCTCTGAGCAAAGGGATCAGCCACTCGGCTCGCtgtcagacctgctgctggctCTGCAGGACGAGCTCGGACAGATGAGCTT TGAGCATCAGGATCTGTTGCGTCAGATCGACCAAACCCACAATCGGGAGGAGAGGCAGGAACTGCAGAGCGAGCTGGAGAAGCTGGTGGccaggatggaggagaagggagtCCAGATCACGAAGCTCCGCAAACACCAGCAGACA gTGCACAAATTGACCCAGAATCAGTCACGTGCTGAGGAATACGTCGCCAAGAAGTCTCCACCTGCTCCTTTTCTTGTTGAGGCTAAACAGAAGGGAAAGAGAGGTGGGGCAGCTCACAACAACCGGCAACTTCTCCGAGACACCCAGAAATTCAGGAACTGCCTCAAACAGGACGACCTCTCCTGGGAAATGTGA